From the Polaribacter gangjinensis genome, the window TTGTACCAATTAACTTTATTCTCTTTTTGGGACGAAATGACGAAAGTACTTTCTTATTGATGGATGAATTTATTTGATTCAATTCAGCACCTGTATCAAGTCCGAAAAGTAATTTTTCGTTATTAATTGTTACTTCAATTACAATTGTGTGTTTTTTTAATGAAAATTGAACAGTATCAATAATTTCCTCTAAATAATCTTCTTTAATTAGTTTTTGCCCAAATTTATCAATTTTTGTCAGTGTAATTTGATTTAAATAAAGGTCAATAAATATTTCGAAATCTTTTAAAATCGAAAATCCAATGATGCCTAATAATTTTATTTTTTTGCTCTTTTCAATATGCGAAAGATCAATAACATCTGAATTTAAATCATTCAAATCTAAATTATTTAAACGCATTTTTCCAATTGTTTTTTCAATCGGATTTTCTAAGCTTCCAGTAACACCAAAAGTTTCTCCTTTTTTTTCAAAATTAAATTGATAAAAATTAAAATATTTTTTATTCAAAATCAAAGTTTCTGAACCTGTATCAAGAATAAAATTTCCTTTTTTATTGTCTATTTCTCCTTCAATAATCATCAATCTATCAACAATTTTAAAAGGAATTTGTGAAGTGAACTTATTAACTTTCTTTGATTTTGTAAAATATATTGATGGGTCAAAATTAGATACAATATTGTCACAATGAGTTTTGAAACTCAAAAATAGAACTACAGTGAAAATAAAATGACTATTTTTCATGAAACAAAGACGACAAAAAACATCTTTTTGTTACGCATCTTATGAGAGCTTCTTTAAATAAACAACTATAGAAATCAAAATAATTAACGATATTTGTCCTTTAAAATAAACGATTATCAATTTATGGGAATGAATAAAAACACAGTTTTGGGTTGGGCAACATTGATTATGATTATTGTTGGCTTGGCATTGATTGCTTTGGGTGCTTTTAGATATGATGATGTTGCAGGTTGGGGTTTTGCCTCAGTTGGTATTGGCTTTTTTGCAATTGCATGGGTTTTTAATGCTTTGAAAGGGCGCGTATAATTCTTTTTTTTCAATTTAATTTTATAAAAAATGTCAGACGATAAGAAGGTCATCTTTTCGATGAATAGGGTTTCTAAAACCTATCAATCAACAGGAAAACAAGTATTAAAAGATATTTATTTAAGCTTTTTTTACGGAGCTAAAATTGGGATTCTTGGTTTAAATGGTTCAGGAAAATCAACTTTGTTAAAAATTATTGCTGGAGTTGAAAAGAATTATCAAGGTGAAGTCACATTTTCACCAGGTTATAAAGTAGGCTATTTAGAGCAAGAGCCGCAATTAGATCCAGAAAAAACAGTCATAGAAATTGTAAGAGAGGGTGTTGCAGAAACGGTTGCTATTTTAGATGAATACAACAAAATAAACGATATGTTTGGTTTAGAAGAGGTCTATTCTGATGCTGATAAAATGGACAAACTCATGGCAAGGCAAGCAGAATTGCAAGACAAAATTGATGCTGCAAATGCTTGGGAATTAGATACTAAACTAGAAATTGCCATGGATGCTTTACGAACTCCTGATTCTGATAAAAAAATCGGAATTCTTTCTGGAGGAGAAAAAAGACGTGTTGCTTTGTGCAGATTATTATTACAAGAGCCAGAAATTTTATTATTAGATGAGCCAACAAACCACTTAGATGCAGAATCTGTTCATTGGTTAGAGCATCATTTGGCAACATATAAAGGAACTGTAATTGCAGTTACTCACGATAGATATTTTCTAGATAATGTAGCTGGTTGGATTTTAGAATTGGACAGAGGAGAAGGTATTCCTTGGAAAGGCAATTACTCTTCTTGGTTAGATCAGAAATCTCAAAGAATGGCGCAAGAAAGCAAAGTAGCTTCTAAACGTCAAAAAACATTAGAACGTGAGCTAGAGTGGGTTCGTCAAGGAGCAAAAGGTCGCCAAACAAAACAAAAAGCACGTCTGAATAATTATGACAAGTTATTAAGTCAAGATCAAAAACAGGTTGATGAAAAGTTGGAAATTTACATTCCAAATGGACCACGTTTAGGAACAAATGTTATTGAAGCTACTGGAGTTTCAAAAGCATATGGAGATAAATTGTTATATGAAAACTTGGCTTTTAGATTGCCACAAGCAGGAATTGTAGGAATTATTGGTCCAAATGGTGCAGGAAAAACGACGATTTTTAAAATGATTATGGGAGAAGAAACTCCTGATCAAGGAAGTTTTATGGTTGGTGAAACCGCAAAAATTGCTTATGTAGATCAAAATCACTCGAATATTAACCCTGATAAAACAATTTGGGAAAATTTTGCAGATGGACAAGATTTAGTTTTAATGGGAGGAAGACAAGTAAATTCAAGAGCGTACTTGAGTCGTTTCAATTTCTCTGGAAATGAACAAAATAAAAAAGTTTCTACCTTATCTGGAGGTGAAAGAAACCGTTTGCATTTGGCAATGACCTTAAAAGAAGAAGGCAACGTTTTGTTATTAGATGAGCCAACCAATGATTTGGATGTAAATACTTTACG encodes:
- a CDS encoding CAL67264 family membrane protein codes for the protein MGMNKNTVLGWATLIMIIVGLALIALGAFRYDDVAGWGFASVGIGFFAIAWVFNALKGRV
- a CDS encoding aspartyl protease family protein, with protein sequence MIIEGEIDNKKGNFILDTGSETLILNKKYFNFYQFNFEKKGETFGVTGSLENPIEKTIGKMRLNNLDLNDLNSDVIDLSHIEKSKKIKLLGIIGFSILKDFEIFIDLYLNQITLTKIDKFGQKLIKEDYLEEIIDTVQFSLKKHTIVIEVTINNEKLLFGLDTGAELNQINSSINKKVLSSFRPKKRIKLIGTSSHEIEVIYGNLHKVKLNDKNYFGPMKTILTNLSNLNKAFGTDLDGILGHDFFAQKRVIINYKKQELYFIKYPIFR
- the ettA gene encoding energy-dependent translational throttle protein EttA gives rise to the protein MSDDKKVIFSMNRVSKTYQSTGKQVLKDIYLSFFYGAKIGILGLNGSGKSTLLKIIAGVEKNYQGEVTFSPGYKVGYLEQEPQLDPEKTVIEIVREGVAETVAILDEYNKINDMFGLEEVYSDADKMDKLMARQAELQDKIDAANAWELDTKLEIAMDALRTPDSDKKIGILSGGEKRRVALCRLLLQEPEILLLDEPTNHLDAESVHWLEHHLATYKGTVIAVTHDRYFLDNVAGWILELDRGEGIPWKGNYSSWLDQKSQRMAQESKVASKRQKTLERELEWVRQGAKGRQTKQKARLNNYDKLLSQDQKQVDEKLEIYIPNGPRLGTNVIEATGVSKAYGDKLLYENLAFRLPQAGIVGIIGPNGAGKTTIFKMIMGEETPDQGSFMVGETAKIAYVDQNHSNINPDKTIWENFADGQDLVLMGGRQVNSRAYLSRFNFSGNEQNKKVSTLSGGERNRLHLAMTLKEEGNVLLLDEPTNDLDVNTLRALEEGLENFAGCAVVISHDRWFLDRICTHILAFEGDSQVYFFEGSFSDYEENKKKRLGGDLIPKRLKYKKLIR